A window from Mycolicibacterium tokaiense encodes these proteins:
- a CDS encoding APC family permease — MTDRVLSRDENAGGGVQRLKRNAVGTFGVIFMAVATAAPITAMVGNVPIAVGFGNGSHAPAGYLVATIVLGLFAIGYATMAKHITATGAFYGYISHGLGRVMGMASGLIITMAYIVFEGSLIGIFAYFFQNLFASQLGITIHWLIPALLMLVLNCVLTYFDVNLTAKVLGVFLITEIVMLALGALAVLFRGGGPEGFAVAETLNPIGAFTPAAIAGASAGLGLFFAFWSWVGFESTAMYGEESKDPKRIIPRATMIAVLGVGIFYIFVSWMAIAGTGPQQSVELAQDPATAGDIFFNPVRSTYGEWAITVFNILLVTGSFACGMAFHNCASRYLYALGREGLSTGLQKTLGATHRTHGSPYIASFVQTGITLVLILAFFFAGMDPYVHLYTLLAILGTMAILIVQSLCAFAVIAYFHFHKNHPSSAHWFKTFLAPLLGGMGMLYVVYLLWEHKDAAAGAASGTLLFKLTPWIVVGVFVIGALLALYFKLRDPRRYELIGRVVFDDSEIRD, encoded by the coding sequence CCAACGACTCAAACGCAACGCCGTCGGAACCTTCGGCGTCATCTTCATGGCGGTGGCCACGGCCGCGCCCATCACCGCGATGGTCGGCAACGTGCCGATCGCGGTCGGTTTCGGCAACGGCTCCCACGCCCCGGCGGGCTACCTGGTCGCCACGATCGTGCTCGGCCTGTTCGCCATCGGCTACGCCACCATGGCCAAGCACATCACCGCCACCGGCGCCTTCTACGGCTACATCTCCCACGGACTCGGCCGCGTCATGGGGATGGCCAGCGGCCTGATCATCACGATGGCCTACATCGTGTTCGAGGGATCGCTGATCGGCATCTTCGCCTACTTCTTCCAGAACCTGTTCGCCTCGCAGCTCGGGATCACCATCCACTGGCTCATCCCGGCTCTGCTGATGCTGGTGCTCAACTGCGTGCTGACGTACTTCGACGTGAACCTGACCGCCAAGGTGCTCGGCGTCTTCCTGATCACCGAGATCGTCATGCTGGCTCTGGGCGCGCTGGCCGTGTTGTTCCGCGGCGGCGGTCCCGAGGGCTTCGCCGTGGCCGAGACGCTGAACCCCATCGGTGCCTTCACCCCGGCCGCCATCGCCGGCGCCAGCGCCGGACTGGGCCTGTTCTTCGCCTTCTGGTCATGGGTGGGCTTCGAGTCCACCGCCATGTACGGCGAGGAGTCCAAGGACCCGAAGCGAATCATTCCCCGCGCCACCATGATCGCCGTGCTGGGCGTGGGTATCTTCTACATCTTCGTGTCCTGGATGGCCATCGCGGGCACCGGCCCCCAACAGTCGGTGGAACTGGCTCAGGACCCGGCCACCGCCGGTGACATCTTCTTCAACCCGGTGCGCAGCACCTACGGTGAGTGGGCCATCACGGTCTTCAACATCCTGTTGGTGACGGGCTCCTTCGCCTGCGGGATGGCCTTTCACAACTGCGCCTCGCGGTACCTGTACGCCCTGGGCCGCGAGGGATTGTCCACCGGCCTGCAGAAGACCCTGGGCGCCACCCACCGCACCCACGGATCGCCGTACATCGCGTCCTTCGTCCAGACCGGTATCACCCTGGTGCTGATCCTGGCGTTCTTCTTCGCCGGCATGGACCCGTACGTGCACCTGTACACACTGCTGGCCATCCTGGGCACCATGGCAATCCTGATCGTGCAGTCGCTGTGCGCCTTCGCGGTGATCGCCTACTTCCACTTCCACAAGAACCATCCCTCCAGTGCGCACTGGTTCAAGACCTTCTTGGCGCCGCTGCTCGGTGGTATGGGCATGCTCTACGTGGTCTACCTGCTCTGGGAGCACAAGGACGCCGCGGCCGGTGCGGCGTCGGGCACACTGCTGTTCAAGCTGACACCGTGGATCGTCGTCGGTGTGTTCGTGATCGGCGCGCTGCTCGCGCTGTACTTCAAGTTGCGTGATCCGCGGCGTTATGAGCTGATCGGTCGGGTTGTGTTCGACGACAGCGAAATCCGCGACTGA
- a CDS encoding propanediol/glycerol family dehydratase large subunit — MAQELGRFRVLNAKPVNLDGFSVADAELGLVAMRSPHDPAPSLVIQDDVIVELDGKTTAEFDVIDEFIARYGIDLAVAPEAMALDDASLARMAVDVNVPRAEVVRLIGGTTPAKLARVIALMTPVEMQMAMAKMRARRTPSNQAHVTNQLDDPLLIAADAASAVAYGFREVETTVPVLGDAPSNAVALLIGSQVGTPGAMAQCSIEEALELRLGLRGLTSYAETISIYGTEQVFVDGDDTPFSKAVLTSAYASRGLKMRVTSGGGAEVLMGAAEKCSILYLESRCVSLARALGSQGVQNGGIDGVGVVAAVPEGMKELLAENLMVMMRDLESCAGNDNLISESDIRRSAHTLPVLLAGADFIFSGFGSIPRYDNAFALSNFNSDDMDDFLVLQRDWGADGGLRTVSPEHLEAVRRRAATAVQAVYRDLGLADYDDAHVEDVVCANGSRDLPAGHPTMVAEAAASIEARQLTVFDVIAALQRTGFAEEAEAIARLTRERLRGDQLQTSAIFDSRFQVLSKLTDPNDYTGPGTGYTPTPQRRAEIDTIRQARSASELTADQEEHRGHVSVTDGEIAGQSADPREVCIGLSPAWGRSVWLTLCGLPIGEVLRQISAGLEEEGCVPRLVRVRSTIDVGLIGLTAARLSGSGIGIGLQGKGTSLIHRRDLAPLANLELFSVAPLLTAQMYRDLGKNAARHAKGMAPVPIFTGGTDESISARYHARAVALVALERQACEPGEPPVAVEVVRR, encoded by the coding sequence GTGGCGCAGGAGTTGGGCCGGTTCCGGGTTCTGAACGCGAAGCCGGTCAACCTCGACGGGTTCAGTGTGGCCGACGCCGAACTCGGCCTGGTGGCGATGCGCAGCCCGCACGACCCGGCGCCGTCCCTGGTGATCCAGGACGATGTGATCGTCGAACTCGACGGCAAGACCACCGCCGAGTTCGACGTCATCGACGAGTTCATCGCCCGCTACGGCATCGATCTGGCCGTGGCTCCGGAGGCGATGGCTCTCGACGACGCGTCCCTGGCCCGGATGGCAGTGGACGTCAACGTGCCGCGGGCGGAGGTGGTGCGGCTGATCGGCGGCACCACCCCCGCCAAACTCGCCCGCGTCATCGCCCTGATGACGCCGGTCGAGATGCAGATGGCGATGGCCAAGATGCGCGCCCGGCGCACGCCGAGCAATCAGGCCCACGTGACCAACCAACTCGACGACCCCCTGCTGATCGCCGCGGACGCGGCCAGCGCCGTGGCCTACGGGTTCCGCGAAGTCGAGACCACCGTGCCGGTGCTCGGCGACGCGCCCTCGAATGCGGTGGCCCTGCTGATCGGCAGCCAGGTCGGCACCCCCGGCGCCATGGCACAGTGCTCCATCGAGGAGGCGCTGGAGTTGCGCCTCGGCTTGCGTGGGCTGACCAGCTACGCCGAGACCATCTCCATCTACGGCACCGAGCAGGTGTTCGTCGACGGCGACGACACCCCCTTCAGCAAGGCCGTACTCACGTCGGCGTACGCGTCACGCGGCCTGAAGATGCGGGTCACCAGCGGCGGCGGCGCCGAGGTGCTGATGGGAGCGGCCGAGAAGTGCTCCATCCTCTACCTCGAGTCGCGATGCGTCTCCCTGGCCCGGGCGCTCGGCAGCCAGGGCGTGCAGAACGGCGGCATCGACGGCGTCGGCGTGGTGGCCGCGGTCCCGGAGGGCATGAAAGAGCTGCTGGCCGAGAACCTGATGGTGATGATGCGTGACCTCGAGTCATGCGCGGGCAACGACAACCTGATCTCCGAGTCCGACATCCGCCGCAGCGCCCACACGCTCCCGGTGCTGCTGGCCGGCGCGGACTTCATCTTCTCCGGCTTCGGCTCGATACCGCGCTACGACAACGCCTTCGCCCTGTCGAACTTCAACTCCGACGACATGGACGACTTCCTGGTACTGCAACGGGACTGGGGCGCCGACGGTGGCCTGCGCACGGTCTCACCCGAGCACCTCGAGGCCGTGCGCCGGCGGGCGGCCACCGCAGTGCAGGCCGTCTACCGGGATCTGGGGCTGGCCGACTACGACGATGCCCACGTCGAAGACGTGGTGTGCGCCAACGGTTCCCGCGACCTGCCGGCCGGGCATCCCACGATGGTGGCCGAGGCCGCGGCCTCGATCGAAGCCAGACAGTTGACGGTGTTCGACGTCATCGCCGCCTTGCAGCGCACCGGCTTCGCCGAGGAAGCCGAGGCGATCGCCCGGCTCACCCGCGAACGCCTGCGCGGAGACCAGCTGCAGACCTCGGCGATCTTCGATTCCCGGTTCCAGGTGTTGTCGAAGCTGACCGACCCCAACGACTACACCGGGCCGGGCACGGGGTACACCCCGACACCGCAGCGCCGTGCAGAGATCGACACCATCCGGCAGGCGCGCAGTGCCTCCGAGCTGACCGCCGATCAGGAGGAGCACCGCGGCCACGTGAGCGTCACCGACGGCGAGATCGCCGGGCAGAGCGCCGATCCGCGGGAGGTGTGCATCGGGTTGTCCCCGGCCTGGGGTCGCAGTGTGTGGCTCACCTTGTGCGGCCTGCCGATCGGCGAGGTGTTGCGGCAGATCTCCGCGGGCCTCGAGGAGGAGGGCTGTGTGCCGAGGCTGGTGCGCGTGCGCTCCACCATCGACGTCGGTCTGATCGGCCTGACCGCGGCGCGGTTGTCCGGGTCCGGCATCGGAATTGGATTGCAGGGCAAAGGCACATCGTTGATCCACCGCCGGGACCTGGCACCACTGGCCAACCTCGAACTGTTCAGCGTGGCCCCGCTGCTGACCGCGCAGATGTACCGCGACCTCGGCAAGAACGCCGCACGTCACGCCAAGGGCATGGCCCCGGTGCCCATCTTCACCGGGGGCACCGACGAGTCCATCTCGGCGCGCTACCACGCCCGCGCCGTCGCGCTGGTGGCCCTGGAACGCCAGGCCTGTGAACCGGGTGAACCGCCGGTGGCCGTGGAGGTGGTGCGACGATGA
- a CDS encoding diol dehydratase small subunit has protein sequence MTPEHISVGNAVDGKLGLSDLRMDPAVLAHQAVVAAEGGNPQLAENFLRAAELATMDDDDVMNLYEALRPHRSTAEELEALRISLENQGAARCAALVEQAAQAYARRGLLR, from the coding sequence ATGACACCGGAACACATCAGCGTGGGCAACGCCGTCGACGGCAAGCTGGGCTTGTCGGATCTGCGGATGGACCCGGCCGTGCTGGCCCACCAGGCGGTGGTGGCCGCCGAGGGTGGCAATCCGCAGTTGGCCGAGAACTTCCTGCGCGCAGCCGAACTGGCCACGATGGACGACGACGACGTGATGAACCTCTACGAAGCGTTACGCCCCCATCGGTCCACCGCCGAGGAGCTCGAAGCGCTGCGGATCAGCCTGGAGAACCAGGGTGCCGCACGGTGTGCGGCCCTGGTGGAGCAGGCCGCACAGGCGTATGCCCGCCGGGGTCTGTTGCGTTGA
- a CDS encoding diol dehydratase reactivase ATPase-like domain-containing protein, translated as MVAGIDIGNHTTEIVLARVDGAAVTPVTHGQAATRGRKGSRESLEGAAALLHRLEVQAGVSADELALAVLRPVDTATAPIPRAYIPDAPVRSLRAAAASTAAGHGHGVGVHVPLRDLSGPAADAPVIVSVPAGVDFEDAAAQLTAGAARGWLIAGVLVAADDAVLIANRIPLAVPVVDEVALDIAPGALVAVEVIEAGRAFRAWADPIALSAALHLPTERLAQVAEFCRELSDASAIAVTARTAADPPPDGGADYVDVQTGGTLTRYTPAQAHSVLRQCIPGSARQVRLAALAAARDGLAVHDAFFTDLSAIDNGVWLRRGVADTQGTVVALLAADEITDAAATLAELTGRPALTLADEPEAAARGARTTVGLPPGALVCDIGGGTIDLVGAENTVVAAGAGETITVAVARVLGVPKALAETVKRTPAVRVEGPHVAHEEDGRRVFLDAPAPADAIGRLCTRGGAGLVPFSSRLAAEEWRSLRLAVKQETVAANIARALRAFPVPPPVMVLAGGGALDDELLRTVTEALRAVPVVVGRANVDGIHGPRFAVASGLVHLLAERA; from the coding sequence GTGGTGGCGGGCATCGACATCGGCAACCACACCACCGAGATCGTGCTGGCCCGCGTCGACGGCGCCGCCGTGACGCCGGTGACCCACGGCCAGGCGGCGACGCGGGGACGCAAAGGATCCCGGGAATCGCTGGAAGGTGCTGCGGCACTGCTGCATCGCCTCGAGGTGCAGGCAGGTGTGTCGGCCGATGAGCTGGCGCTGGCGGTGCTGAGGCCGGTGGACACCGCCACCGCGCCCATTCCCCGCGCGTACATCCCCGACGCGCCGGTGCGCAGCCTGCGCGCCGCCGCGGCCAGTACCGCGGCCGGGCACGGGCACGGGGTGGGCGTGCACGTGCCCCTGCGCGACCTGAGCGGGCCAGCTGCCGACGCCCCGGTGATCGTCTCCGTGCCTGCCGGTGTCGATTTCGAGGATGCCGCAGCGCAACTCACCGCAGGGGCGGCCCGCGGCTGGCTGATCGCCGGCGTGCTGGTCGCTGCCGACGACGCGGTGCTGATCGCCAACCGGATCCCGTTGGCCGTCCCCGTGGTCGACGAGGTGGCACTCGACATCGCCCCAGGTGCGCTGGTGGCGGTGGAGGTCATCGAGGCCGGCCGGGCGTTCCGGGCGTGGGCGGACCCGATCGCGCTGAGCGCGGCGCTGCACCTGCCCACCGAGCGCTTGGCGCAGGTCGCGGAGTTCTGCCGCGAACTCTCCGACGCCTCGGCCATCGCCGTCACCGCCCGCACCGCCGCGGACCCGCCGCCGGACGGCGGTGCGGACTATGTCGACGTACAGACCGGAGGGACACTCACCCGCTACACCCCGGCGCAGGCCCACTCGGTGCTGCGCCAGTGCATCCCGGGCAGCGCCCGGCAGGTCCGACTGGCAGCGCTGGCCGCGGCCCGGGACGGGTTGGCGGTCCACGACGCGTTCTTCACCGACCTGTCCGCCATCGACAACGGGGTGTGGTTGCGCCGCGGGGTCGCCGATACGCAGGGCACCGTGGTGGCGCTGCTGGCCGCTGACGAGATCACCGACGCCGCAGCAACATTGGCCGAACTCACCGGGCGACCCGCGCTCACGCTGGCCGACGAACCCGAGGCGGCCGCGCGCGGGGCGCGCACCACTGTCGGCCTGCCGCCGGGTGCGCTGGTCTGCGATATCGGCGGCGGCACCATCGACCTCGTCGGCGCAGAGAACACCGTGGTGGCCGCCGGAGCGGGGGAGACGATCACCGTGGCGGTGGCGCGGGTACTCGGAGTCCCCAAGGCGCTGGCCGAGACGGTCAAGCGCACTCCCGCGGTGCGGGTGGAGGGTCCGCACGTGGCGCACGAAGAGGACGGCAGGCGGGTGTTCCTCGATGCGCCAGCGCCGGCCGACGCGATCGGCAGATTGTGTACCCGGGGTGGTGCCGGCCTGGTGCCGTTCTCCAGCCGGCTGGCCGCCGAGGAGTGGCGCAGCCTCCGTCTGGCGGTCAAGCAGGAGACGGTGGCCGCCAATATCGCCCGCGCGTTGCGCGCCTTCCCGGTGCCGCCGCCGGTGATGGTGCTCGCCGGGGGTGGTGCGCTGGACGACGAACTGCTGCGCACCGTCACCGAGGCGCTGCGGGCGGTGCCGGTGGTGGTGGGCCGGGCGAATGTGGACGGTATCCACGGCCCCCGTTTTGCGGTGGCCTCCGGCCTGGTGCACCTGCTCGCTGAGCGTGCGTGA
- a CDS encoding ATP-dependent DNA ligase → MDLPVQPPVPPMLAKAVTDLPADCWYEPKWDGFRSILFRDRDEVELGSRNERPLTRYFPELVAAARAELPTRCVLDGEIVIAAEHGLDFEALQLRLHPAASRVTMLAEKTPAAFIAFDLLALGDQDYTERPFGERRAALEQAMSGAGRSIHLTPATTDATTARRWFREFEGAGLDGLIAKPPTLTYQPDRRVMFKVKHQRTADCVVGGYRLHKSGDDAVGSLMLGLYDARGRLASVGVIGAFPMAIRRSLFQELQPLVTTFDGHPWNWAAQVAENTALAKNVGSRWNAGKSLSFVPLRPERVVEVRYDHMEGDRFRHTAQFNRWRPDRDPRSCTFEQLERPATFRLSDVVPGLC, encoded by the coding sequence ATGGATCTGCCTGTGCAGCCGCCGGTGCCGCCGATGCTGGCCAAGGCGGTCACCGATCTCCCGGCCGACTGTTGGTACGAGCCGAAATGGGACGGCTTCCGATCCATCCTGTTCCGCGACAGGGACGAGGTGGAACTCGGCAGCCGCAACGAGCGTCCGCTGACCCGGTATTTTCCCGAGCTCGTCGCCGCGGCCCGGGCGGAGCTGCCGACGCGGTGTGTGCTGGACGGTGAGATCGTGATCGCCGCGGAGCACGGGCTGGATTTCGAGGCCCTGCAGTTGCGGCTGCACCCGGCCGCCAGCCGGGTGACCATGCTGGCGGAGAAGACCCCGGCGGCCTTCATCGCCTTCGACCTGCTGGCACTCGGTGACCAGGACTACACGGAGCGCCCGTTCGGCGAACGGCGGGCAGCACTGGAACAGGCGATGTCCGGCGCCGGGCGGTCCATCCACCTCACCCCGGCGACCACCGACGCCACGACGGCGCGGCGCTGGTTCCGGGAGTTCGAGGGGGCGGGACTCGATGGGCTGATCGCCAAGCCGCCGACGCTGACCTACCAGCCGGACCGCCGGGTGATGTTCAAGGTGAAGCATCAACGCACCGCCGATTGTGTGGTCGGCGGGTACCGGTTGCACAAGTCGGGCGACGACGCGGTGGGGTCGCTGATGCTGGGGCTGTACGACGCCCGCGGCCGGCTGGCCTCGGTAGGCGTCATCGGCGCGTTCCCGATGGCCATCCGGCGCTCCCTGTTCCAGGAGCTACAGCCCCTGGTCACCACGTTCGACGGCCATCCGTGGAACTGGGCGGCCCAGGTGGCCGAGAACACCGCGCTGGCCAAGAACGTCGGCTCGCGCTGGAATGCCGGCAAGAGCCTGTCGTTTGTCCCCCTGCGCCCCGAGCGGGTGGTCGAGGTCCGCTACGACCACATGGAAGGTGACCGGTTCCGGCACACCGCCCAGTTCAACCGCTGGCGGCCCGACCGCGATCCCCGGTCCTGCACCTTCGAGCAACTGGAGCGACCGGCGACATTCCGGCTCAGTGACGTGGTGCCCGGCCTCTGTTGA
- a CDS encoding anti-sigma factor RsbA family regulatory protein: MRAGVSAGYTGHFHEAGFYGSDDELLELVVPFVAEGIEAGEPSVLGFDQHSTTLLRRALPASELVTFVDGGDHYATPARAIASYRKLYAQQVAAGAHQVRTSGQVPLAGSADQLRAWSRYESAVNTAYDDFPLLSLCVYDTNRASPEARDVIERAHPSLLSAGVRTPSPRYQDPASFVLAPVVPDPLESATPLLDIPDITAGQSREVIHRAAVGHLDNVTLHDLVLATSEAVTNALVHGKPPAALRLWAQDGRVVVHVRDGGLGPLDCLAGLMPVNSTLGAGLGLWLIHQLGIRVDLMAADDGFTVRLCSS; the protein is encoded by the coding sequence ATGAGGGCCGGAGTGTCCGCCGGGTACACCGGGCATTTCCACGAGGCCGGCTTCTACGGCAGCGATGACGAACTGCTGGAGCTGGTGGTGCCGTTCGTCGCCGAAGGCATCGAGGCGGGTGAGCCCTCGGTGCTGGGGTTCGATCAGCACAGCACCACCCTGCTGCGCCGGGCCCTGCCGGCCTCGGAGCTGGTGACCTTTGTCGACGGCGGGGACCACTACGCCACACCGGCGCGTGCGATCGCCAGCTATCGCAAGCTCTACGCCCAGCAGGTGGCCGCCGGCGCCCACCAGGTGCGCACCTCCGGTCAGGTGCCGCTGGCGGGCAGCGCCGATCAGCTGCGCGCATGGTCGCGCTACGAGTCCGCGGTCAACACCGCCTACGACGACTTCCCCCTGCTGAGTCTGTGCGTCTACGACACCAACCGGGCCTCGCCTGAGGCCCGTGACGTCATCGAGCGGGCTCATCCGAGTCTGCTGTCGGCCGGCGTCCGCACGCCGAGCCCGCGCTACCAGGATCCGGCGTCCTTCGTGCTGGCGCCTGTGGTGCCCGATCCGCTGGAGTCCGCCACCCCACTACTGGACATCCCGGATATCACCGCCGGGCAATCGCGGGAGGTGATACACCGTGCCGCGGTGGGTCATCTCGATAACGTCACCCTGCACGACCTGGTGCTGGCCACCTCGGAGGCCGTGACCAACGCCCTGGTGCACGGCAAGCCGCCGGCCGCCCTGCGGCTGTGGGCACAGGACGGGCGTGTGGTGGTCCACGTGCGCGACGGCGGCCTCGGCCCCCTCGACTGCCTGGCCGGACTCATGCCCGTAAACAGCACCCTCGGGGCCGGCCTGGGTCTGTGGCTGATCCACCAGCTCGGTATCCGGGTGGATCTGATGGCCGCCGATGACGGGTTCACCGTCCGGCTGTGCAGTTCCTAG
- a CDS encoding MEDS domain-containing protein — translation MTRLHGAVDSAAGVVPFGHMGWGFRNRAEFLTRAGEYIADGLRQHQLVAYVGEATTEQLKAELLSMPQLTGLPGRNEIAVFSAADYYPFVPGTDVLDAEEAVRRYLATAEDAVARGYTGFRAVVDVTSVARTIVQRDALTRLEFQVDQQMAVLPFSALCAYNVAELGAAAAEVICLHPFVNAAAVGFQVFADPLAAISFVLTGELDASNRSAFAATLERIWPTSKGTTLHIDASGLTFIDHRSLMVLDNVARRHRQTAVLHTGALVPARLIELLDLTAVSVVAAPEREAGE, via the coding sequence GTGACGCGGTTGCACGGCGCCGTGGACTCCGCGGCCGGCGTCGTCCCCTTCGGTCACATGGGCTGGGGTTTCCGGAACCGCGCCGAGTTCCTGACCCGCGCTGGTGAGTACATTGCCGACGGTCTGCGCCAGCACCAGCTGGTGGCCTACGTGGGCGAGGCCACCACGGAGCAGTTGAAGGCCGAACTTCTCTCGATGCCCCAGCTGACGGGGCTGCCCGGCCGCAACGAGATCGCGGTGTTCTCTGCCGCCGACTACTACCCCTTCGTGCCCGGGACCGACGTCTTGGACGCCGAGGAAGCCGTGCGCCGGTATCTCGCCACCGCCGAAGATGCCGTGGCCCGCGGCTACACCGGATTCCGAGCGGTGGTCGACGTGACGTCCGTGGCCCGCACCATCGTGCAGCGCGACGCTCTGACCCGGCTCGAATTCCAGGTCGATCAGCAGATGGCGGTGCTGCCGTTTTCGGCGCTGTGCGCCTACAACGTCGCAGAACTGGGTGCGGCGGCAGCGGAAGTGATCTGCCTGCATCCGTTCGTCAATGCCGCTGCCGTGGGATTCCAGGTGTTCGCCGACCCGCTGGCGGCCATATCGTTTGTCCTCACCGGGGAACTCGACGCGTCGAACCGGTCTGCATTTGCCGCCACCCTCGAGCGGATCTGGCCAACATCAAAAGGCACCACACTGCACATCGACGCTTCGGGGCTGACATTCATCGACCACCGGTCGCTGATGGTGCTCGACAACGTGGCCCGCCGCCACCGTCAGACGGCGGTGCTGCACACCGGAGCGCTCGTCCCGGCCCGGTTGATCGAGTTGCTGGATCTGACGGCCGTCAGCGTGGTGGCCGCACCGGAGCGGGAGGCAGGGGAATGA
- a CDS encoding sulfite exporter TauE/SafE family protein produces the protein MAIVTGLGLGALIGVLLGLLGGGGSILAVPALVYGMGLDIAHAIPISLIVVAAASAVGVLPKIRAKQVRWRMAGIFAATGIPATIAGSAISAHLPQSVLMVGFAVVMVVAGVRMLTDQGATGTACTIEAGQVNWRRCAPRSIGAGLLVGLLTGLFGVGGGFLIIPALVVMLGVEMSTAIGTSLLIIIANSVAGIASHLDGITVDWQITAAFVAAAMATSLGAGYFGTTTDTARLQRWFAYLVFAVAAYVLVDTLILR, from the coding sequence ATGGCAATCGTCACCGGCCTGGGACTCGGGGCCCTCATCGGGGTGCTGCTGGGTCTGCTCGGCGGCGGGGGCTCCATCCTCGCCGTGCCGGCCCTGGTCTATGGGATGGGTTTGGACATCGCGCACGCCATCCCCATCTCGCTGATCGTGGTCGCGGCGGCCTCAGCGGTCGGCGTGCTTCCCAAGATCCGGGCCAAACAAGTCCGGTGGCGCATGGCCGGGATCTTCGCCGCCACCGGGATACCGGCGACGATTGCCGGCAGCGCCATCAGCGCTCACCTGCCCCAGTCCGTGCTGATGGTCGGATTTGCGGTTGTCATGGTGGTCGCCGGAGTCCGCATGCTCACCGACCAGGGCGCCACCGGCACCGCCTGCACGATCGAGGCCGGCCAGGTCAACTGGCGGCGCTGCGCACCACGGTCGATCGGGGCCGGACTGTTGGTCGGGCTCCTCACCGGACTGTTCGGCGTCGGCGGCGGATTTCTCATCATCCCGGCACTGGTCGTCATGCTCGGTGTCGAAATGTCCACGGCCATCGGCACATCGCTGCTGATCATCATCGCCAACTCGGTCGCCGGCATCGCCTCTCACCTCGACGGCATCACCGTCGACTGGCAGATCACCGCTGCGTTCGTCGCCGCCGCGATGGCCACGTCACTGGGCGCCGGATACTTCGGCACCACAACCGACACCGCCCGCCTGCAGCGCTGGTTCGCCTACCTGGTGTTCGCCGTCGCCGCCTACGTACTCGTCGACACCCTGATCCTCCGCTGA
- a CDS encoding MBL fold metallo-hydrolase produces MDVSIIETSGLGDRSYLVAHHGIAVVIDPQRDIDRVLALADKFQVRITHVLETHLHNDYVTGGLELSRTVGADYAVPAGDDVDYARRAVTDGDIIDAGPIHLEVIHTPGHTHHHVSYVLRDATGTVHGVFTGGSMLYGTTGRTDLIGPDDTENLSHAQYHSVHKLADRLPPDTPIYPTHGFGSFCSATPASGDSSTIAEQRSTNPALTQDEQSFVDELLAGLSPYPAYYAHMGVINREGPAPVDLTPPVLIDPAELRRRIDAGEWVVDLRTRTAFAAGHLPGTLGFELSGSFVSYFGWLYDWGAPITVIGDSAEHVAEATRELVRIGVDRLTGAATDRIDTLAAGSRLASYPVADFARLADELSSGWVSILDVRQSHEYDKGHISGAVNIPLHELPNRIGDLPEGPVWVHCGSGYRASIATSLLDRAGMDVVLIDDAFAKAGEHGLTGQ; encoded by the coding sequence ATGGACGTCTCCATCATCGAAACCTCGGGACTCGGTGACCGCAGCTACCTGGTCGCCCACCACGGCATCGCAGTGGTCATCGATCCGCAACGCGACATCGACCGCGTGCTCGCGCTGGCCGACAAGTTTCAGGTCCGCATCACCCACGTGCTGGAGACACACCTGCACAACGACTACGTGACCGGCGGACTGGAACTCTCCCGCACCGTCGGCGCCGACTATGCAGTGCCCGCAGGCGACGACGTCGACTATGCCCGCCGCGCTGTCACCGACGGCGACATCATCGACGCAGGACCAATTCACCTCGAAGTGATCCACACCCCTGGCCACACCCACCACCACGTCAGCTATGTGCTGCGCGACGCCACCGGCACCGTCCACGGTGTGTTCACCGGCGGCTCGATGCTGTACGGCACCACGGGACGCACCGACCTCATCGGGCCCGACGACACCGAGAACCTTTCACACGCCCAGTATCACTCGGTCCACAAGCTCGCCGACCGCCTGCCGCCCGACACCCCGATCTACCCGACCCACGGCTTCGGCAGCTTCTGCTCGGCGACCCCGGCGTCCGGAGACTCCTCGACCATCGCCGAACAACGCAGTACCAACCCGGCATTGACACAGGACGAACAGAGCTTCGTCGACGAACTGCTGGCAGGACTGTCGCCTTACCCCGCGTACTACGCCCACATGGGGGTCATCAACCGCGAAGGGCCCGCACCGGTCGACCTGACGCCACCGGTGTTGATCGACCCCGCCGAGTTGCGCCGCCGGATCGACGCCGGTGAATGGGTGGTGGACCTGCGCACCCGGACGGCATTTGCCGCCGGTCACCTACCGGGCACCCTGGGTTTCGAGCTGTCCGGATCGTTTGTCAGCTACTTCGGCTGGCTCTACGACTGGGGCGCACCGATCACGGTCATCGGCGACTCGGCCGAACACGTCGCCGAGGCCACACGCGAATTGGTGCGCATCGGCGTCGACCGGCTCACCGGTGCTGCCACCGATCGCATCGACACACTCGCCGCCGGCAGCCGGCTGGCGTCCTACCCGGTCGCCGATTTCGCCCGCCTCGCCGACGAACTCAGCTCAGGGTGGGTGTCCATCCTGGATGTTCGACAAAGCCACGAATACGACAAGGGGCACATTTCAGGAGCCGTCAACATTCCCCTGCACGAGCTGCCGAACCGAATCGGCGACCTACCCGAAGGACCCGTCTGGGTCCACTGCGGATCGGGTTACCGCGCCTCTATCGCAACGTCACTGCTGGACCGCGCCGGCATGGACGTCGTACTGATCGATGACGCCTTCGCGAAGGCGGGCGAGCACGGCCTGACAGGTCAGTAG